Proteins from a single region of Alloscardovia omnicolens:
- a CDS encoding AMP-dependent synthetase/ligase, with translation MLREYTTDPVYITTDDDTIFKLLTDRAAHEPESVVAQALRGPRRQWTDITARQMLSDVRKTAKGLLAMGISKGDSVLIYSPTCYEWGVVDFACASIGAISVPVYDTDSPKQVAQIVSETSPSVAFAGGDERSLTLEAMRQAPDNSVEYSFNMQSNGMQAVADWGKNISDETLDAAIKQITADDPLTIIFTSGSTGKPKGALISHRNFVHTVKSGWAVLPTMLMTNPTRLLLFLPLAHAFARYIQYTAIGAHGIVGYLSDTKHLLADLRGFRPSYMLAVPRVYEKVYNAASQKAGNGLKGHVFAAAYKHFVQWSKDEQSNKAHSFLDKVKHKFFMGLVGSSIHSAMGGGMRFMACGGAPMNVDLAHFFNGIDDLTFIQGYGLTETSAPCMVNFEAMNRVGSVGRVGPGFSARLTDEDELEIKGPSVFMGYINSPEQTAEIMDGEWLRTGDLGQIDDDGYVYITGRKKDLIITAGGKNVSPAPLEDIISSCPIVSHAVVVGDNKPFIAALITLEPDMLRQWLEGHGLDSSMTALEAAKNEAVRAYIQEFIDHANANVSRAESVRKFVVLPSEFSQDAGTLTPSLKIVRPRVIKQYAQVIDEILYAPKPSAMTDAATAKIMAAAEQFNKQVQPTVKAAREMIEPMYNKAVENVKENVAELSEQLSERLRSTTAQDDVQDDSADHATVHGDESGEK, from the coding sequence ATGTTACGTGAATATACAACAGACCCAGTGTATATAACCACTGATGATGATACTATTTTCAAGCTCCTGACAGATCGTGCAGCACATGAACCAGAAAGTGTAGTAGCGCAAGCTCTGCGTGGGCCACGCCGTCAATGGACAGATATTACAGCCCGTCAAATGCTCTCTGATGTGCGTAAGACCGCTAAAGGTTTGCTCGCTATGGGCATTTCCAAGGGCGATAGCGTACTTATTTACTCTCCAACCTGCTATGAATGGGGAGTGGTTGATTTTGCATGTGCGTCTATCGGAGCTATTTCCGTGCCTGTTTATGATACTGATTCACCAAAGCAGGTTGCACAAATCGTTTCAGAAACATCGCCTTCAGTAGCTTTTGCTGGCGGAGATGAACGCTCGCTTACTCTTGAAGCAATGCGTCAAGCTCCAGATAATTCAGTTGAATACAGCTTCAATATGCAATCTAATGGTATGCAAGCAGTAGCTGACTGGGGTAAAAATATTTCTGATGAAACTTTGGACGCAGCTATTAAACAAATAACTGCTGACGATCCGCTCACTATTATCTTCACATCAGGATCCACCGGTAAGCCTAAAGGTGCCTTAATTTCTCATCGTAATTTCGTGCATACCGTTAAGAGTGGGTGGGCAGTACTGCCAACTATGCTCATGACTAATCCAACGCGTTTGCTCTTGTTCCTGCCGCTTGCTCACGCTTTTGCGCGCTATATTCAATACACGGCGATTGGTGCTCACGGTATTGTTGGTTATTTGTCAGATACGAAGCATTTGCTGGCAGATTTGCGTGGATTCCGTCCAAGTTATATGCTGGCGGTTCCTCGCGTGTACGAGAAGGTGTACAACGCAGCTTCTCAAAAAGCTGGAAACGGTTTGAAAGGCCACGTTTTTGCTGCTGCATATAAGCATTTTGTGCAGTGGAGCAAGGATGAACAATCAAACAAAGCACATAGCTTCCTTGATAAGGTTAAGCACAAATTCTTTATGGGGCTCGTTGGTTCTTCCATTCATTCTGCTATGGGCGGCGGTATGCGCTTTATGGCTTGCGGCGGCGCTCCTATGAATGTTGATTTAGCTCACTTCTTTAATGGCATTGATGACCTAACCTTTATTCAAGGCTACGGCTTAACAGAAACTTCTGCACCATGCATGGTCAACTTTGAAGCCATGAACCGTGTAGGCTCTGTGGGGCGTGTTGGTCCAGGCTTCTCTGCACGTTTGACAGACGAAGATGAGCTTGAAATTAAAGGCCCTAGCGTATTTATGGGCTATATTAATTCTCCAGAGCAAACAGCTGAAATTATGGACGGCGAATGGTTGCGTACTGGTGATTTAGGTCAAATTGATGATGACGGCTACGTTTATATTACTGGACGTAAAAAAGATTTGATTATTACAGCCGGCGGTAAGAACGTATCTCCAGCACCTTTGGAAGATATTATTTCCTCGTGCCCAATCGTGTCTCATGCTGTTGTGGTGGGCGATAACAAGCCGTTTATTGCTGCGTTGATTACGCTTGAACCAGATATGTTGCGTCAATGGTTAGAAGGTCATGGTTTAGACTCATCTATGACTGCCTTAGAAGCTGCCAAGAATGAAGCAGTACGCGCATATATTCAAGAGTTTATTGACCATGCAAATGCTAATGTATCTCGTGCTGAATCTGTGCGTAAGTTCGTAGTTCTTCCATCTGAATTTAGTCAAGATGCAGGAACGCTGACTCCAAGCCTTAAAATTGTGCGTCCACGTGTTATTAAGCAGTATGCGCAGGTTATTGATGAAATTTTGTATGCTCCAAAACCATCTGCTATGACAGACGCAGCAACAGCAAAAATTATGGCTGCTGCAGAGCAATTCAATAAGCAAGTACAGCCGACTGTTAAAGCAGCGCGTGAAATGATTGAGCCGATGTACAACAAGGCAGTAGAAAACGTTAAAGAAAATGTTGCTGAGTTGTCTGAACAGCTGAGCGAACGTCTACGTTCTACAACTGCTCAAGATGATGTGCAGGATGATTCTGCGGATCATGCAACCGTACACGGTGATGAAAGCGGGGAGAAGTAA
- a CDS encoding GuaB3 family IMP dehydrogenase-related protein, whose product MTQEIEIGMGKSGRMCYALDDVAIVPSRRTRDPQDVNTTWQVDAYEFDIPVVGAPMDSSMSPETIITLGKLGGLGVLDLEGVWTRYEDPAPQLEKIVAASEHDATRVLQQVYAEPIKPELITARIQQIRDAGVTVAAALTPQRTQEFYSTVVEAGVDLFVIRGTAVSAEHISQTHEPLNLKKFIYELDVPVIVGGAGTYRAAMHLMRTGAAGVLVGSGGSAVSSSRTILGMHVPMATAIADIAAARKDYMEESDGRYVQVIADGGLGTSGNFVKAFAMGADAVMMGSALARATEAPGHGMHWGREATHNSLPRGRRVELDTVGSMEEILMGPSNRADGSMNYIGALKRAMSSTGYTDLRPFQNCPVVATPYDHR is encoded by the coding sequence ATGACACAGGAAATTGAAATTGGTATGGGTAAATCAGGTCGTATGTGCTATGCGTTGGACGATGTGGCCATTGTGCCAAGCCGTCGTACACGCGATCCTCAAGATGTGAATACAACATGGCAGGTGGATGCATACGAATTTGACATCCCTGTGGTGGGTGCGCCTATGGATTCATCGATGAGTCCTGAAACGATTATTACTCTCGGTAAGCTCGGCGGTCTGGGCGTTTTAGATTTAGAAGGCGTGTGGACACGATATGAGGATCCTGCACCTCAGCTAGAGAAAATTGTGGCGGCTTCTGAGCATGATGCTACACGCGTTTTGCAGCAGGTTTATGCGGAGCCAATTAAGCCTGAGCTCATCACCGCTCGCATTCAACAGATTCGAGATGCTGGCGTCACTGTTGCAGCAGCATTAACCCCACAGCGCACTCAAGAATTCTATTCCACTGTTGTGGAAGCGGGCGTTGACTTGTTTGTGATTCGTGGAACTGCCGTCTCGGCTGAGCATATTTCTCAAACCCATGAGCCATTGAATCTCAAGAAGTTTATTTATGAGCTGGATGTGCCAGTCATTGTGGGCGGTGCAGGAACCTATCGTGCTGCTATGCATTTGATGCGTACCGGTGCAGCAGGTGTTTTGGTGGGATCTGGTGGTTCTGCCGTATCATCATCACGCACTATTTTAGGTATGCATGTGCCAATGGCTACAGCTATTGCTGATATTGCAGCTGCTCGCAAGGACTATATGGAAGAATCTGACGGTCGCTATGTGCAAGTGATTGCTGATGGAGGCTTAGGCACTTCCGGAAACTTTGTTAAGGCATTCGCTATGGGTGCTGACGCTGTAATGATGGGTAGCGCATTGGCTCGCGCAACTGAAGCTCCAGGCCATGGTATGCATTGGGGACGTGAAGCTACTCATAACAGTCTTCCTCGTGGTCGTCGTGTTGAACTCGATACTGTGGGAAGTATGGAAGAAATTTTGATGGGACCAAGTAATCGTGCCGATGGCTCTATGAACTATATTGGTGCTCTTAAGCGTGCTATGTCGTCAACCGGCTACACTGATTTGCGTCCATTCCAGAATTGCCCAGTGGTGGCAACGCCGTACGATCACCGCTAA
- a CDS encoding M23 family metallopeptidase has product MIIFPLHLSGMKPLLDRMFRSACACVSVVLLLCASENLHNAYASGSTTVTASSSETSTCQKLMDWPVREVQLVQDFDRPDKPWLAGHRGVDLKAEVGEELLSPSRGVLSFAGQVAGKDVVVISHPQGFRSTFEPAVARVKQGERLKRGQVFAIRSAGHSDHCEETCVHWGVKIGTNRYLHPSLLTHMSRIIILHPRE; this is encoded by the coding sequence ATGATTATTTTCCCTCTACATCTCAGCGGTATGAAGCCTCTACTCGATCGTATGTTTCGCAGTGCGTGCGCGTGTGTGAGCGTTGTTTTGTTGTTGTGCGCGTCTGAAAACTTGCATAACGCTTATGCGAGTGGAAGCACGACGGTAACAGCTTCTTCTTCTGAGACATCGACGTGCCAAAAATTGATGGATTGGCCGGTGCGCGAGGTGCAGCTTGTTCAAGATTTTGATCGACCCGACAAACCATGGCTTGCAGGACATAGGGGAGTTGACCTTAAAGCAGAAGTAGGAGAAGAGCTTCTATCGCCGAGCCGGGGAGTTCTTTCTTTTGCTGGGCAAGTAGCTGGTAAAGATGTTGTTGTTATCTCGCACCCTCAAGGTTTTCGTAGCACCTTCGAGCCGGCAGTAGCAAGGGTTAAACAAGGCGAAAGACTTAAGCGAGGTCAAGTTTTTGCAATACGCTCAGCGGGGCACAGTGATCATTGTGAGGAGACGTGCGTGCACTGGGGAGTGAAGATAGGCACGAATCGCTATCTTCACCCGAGTTTACTCACACACATGAGTCGCATTATAATCCTGCATCCGCGGGAGTAA
- a CDS encoding nitroreductase, protein MEFDKVIQSRHSVRDFCDKQVPQEVLTDIVHIAQATPTWVNSQPVKVYMITGEAAAQLRASHEERVQAHEPSHSEIAAMSREQWPERHQEIMKQWTVEFKQQFEPGQVHFNHAQKVLFNAPAFAYLTVPAGIFDWALFDAGAFANSLMLAAKSRGVDSIAAYSTVIFPEEVRSLANIPNDEMLVVGIALGYASDNALNTFVPTRVDVHEIVQFIS, encoded by the coding sequence ATGGAGTTCGATAAAGTTATACAATCGAGACATTCAGTACGAGATTTTTGTGATAAGCAAGTACCTCAGGAAGTACTGACCGATATTGTACATATTGCGCAAGCAACACCTACATGGGTAAATTCACAGCCTGTGAAAGTGTATATGATTACTGGCGAAGCAGCTGCTCAATTACGTGCGTCACATGAAGAGCGTGTTCAAGCACATGAACCATCTCACAGTGAGATTGCAGCAATGTCACGCGAACAATGGCCTGAACGTCATCAAGAGATTATGAAGCAGTGGACGGTTGAATTTAAGCAACAGTTTGAACCAGGGCAGGTTCACTTTAATCATGCTCAAAAAGTTTTGTTTAACGCGCCTGCTTTTGCTTATCTGACTGTTCCGGCCGGAATCTTTGATTGGGCACTCTTTGACGCTGGAGCCTTCGCTAATTCACTCATGCTTGCCGCCAAAAGCAGAGGTGTTGATTCTATTGCCGCCTATTCCACGGTTATTTTCCCTGAGGAAGTGCGCTCTCTTGCAAACATTCCGAATGACGAAATGCTCGTCGTGGGCATTGCTTTGGGATATGCCAGTGATAATGCTCTTAATACATTTGTGCCTACGCGTGTAGATGTTCACGAGATTGTGCAATTCATATCGTAA